GCGTGCAGTCGGCCAGGGCACGTTTCTCGATGTGAACTCGCCCGCGCAGTCCCGCGCGCTCGACGTTGGCCAGGGCGGCACGAACCGCGGCGGGATGCACGTCGTAGCCGCGGATGTCGGGAAGGCGAAGGGGATCGCGAACCTCTCGCTGCCGCGCCTCGTTCAGCAGCCGCTCCCAGACATCGTGCCGGTGGGCGCGCCACCCGAGGAAGCCGAAGCGCTCGCGCCGCAGTCCCGGCGCCACATCGGCGGCAATCAGACCCGCTTCGATCGGGAGTGTGCCGGAGCCGCACATCGGGTCGATCAACGGCGCGCCCGTGGCAGCGAGCCGCGGCCAGTCAGCCAGCAGCAGCACACCTGCGGCCAGGGTTTCCTTCAGCGGAGCGGCAACGCCCCGCACACGGTACGTGCGCCGGTGCAGACTGTCGCCGGAGAGATCGATGCTGACAACCGCACGGGCACGCTGTACGTAGACGTTGACGCGCACATCGGGCCGGGTGACATCGACCGACGGGCGCTGTCCGGTTCGCTCCCGCAGTTGATCGACGATCGCGTCCTTGGTCTTCAGGGCGAGATAGTGGGTGTTGGCAGCACCGGCGTCCGCCGCCGCGCAGTCCACTGCCAGCGTCTGCCGGGGGCCGAGGTGTTCGCTCCAGTGCACCGTGCGCACGCCCAGGTACAACTCGGTCGGCGTCGCTGCCGGTACGGCGGCGACCGGCAGGAGGACCCGGTTGACGACGCGCGACCACAGACACGCTCGATACGCGACTTCCAGCGGCCCGGAGAACGCCACCCCGGCCCGCACCGCGGTGACGTCTTCCGCGCCGAGCGCCCCGAGCTCGATTGCC
This genomic window from Candidatus Binatia bacterium contains:
- a CDS encoding THUMP domain-containing protein; its protein translation is MPAARHDFFATTSRGLEPVAAIELGALGAEDVTAVRAGVAFSGPLEVAYRACLWSRVVNRVLLPVAAVPAATPTELYLGVRTVHWSEHLGPRQTLAVDCAAADAGAANTHYLALKTKDAIVDQLRERTGQRPSVDVTRPDVRVNVYVQRARAVVSIDLSGDSLHRRTYRVRGVAAPLKETLAAGVLLLADWPRLAATGAPLIDPMCGSGTLPIEAGLIAADVAPGLRRERFGFLGWRAHRHDVWERLLNEARQREVRDPLRLPDIRGYDVHPAAVRAALANVERAGLRGRVHIEKRALADCTPLSGTRAGGGVLVINPPYGERLGASAALAALYAEIGDVLRRRFPGWTGYVLTGSPELAKRIGLRATRRTVLYNGAIECRLLQFPIATTPVQSERGPGWRRVRG